The segment TCCAAGGTCTCAAGTGCCTGTTCTCGGGCTTGCCCCAAGTGGTTCAACCTGTTAAAAGCTCCTACCATCACATTTTCTAAAACCGTCATGTTGCCAAAGGGCTTTACCACCTGAAAAGTACGGCCAATGCCCTGTTTACATAATTTGCTAGGTAACTTAACCCTAGTAATGTCGTTACCCTGAAACTTGATAGTACCAGAGGTAGGAGGGTGTACACCGCTAATAAGGTTAAAAATGGTAGTCTTCCCAGCACCGTTGGGCCCAATCAATCCTAGAATTTCTCCTTCGTGAATATTAAAGCTAACCCGGTTTACCGCAGCTAAGCCGCCAAAGTGCTTAGTTAATCTATCAACTTGTAACAACATCTCCTCACCCCCTTGTTTGTTGTTTTTTTACCGCTAATTTACCATGTCTATTCTGCAAATCTTGCCCTGGCTTCCTGCGTGTAATCAACTTCTTTACCGATGTATAAATACCGTCGGGCATCAAGGTTACCACGGTAATTAAAATCAAGCCGTACAGTACGAAATTTAAGCCGTTATAATCTCCACCTAGCCAACTGCGCAAAAATTCATTCAACGGTGTCAGTAAAAAAGACCCGATAATTGGCCCCCAAGCGCTGCCAATACCGCCCACCACAGGAATCAGTGCCAATTGGACGGATAAGTTCATGTTAAATACACCTTCTGGTTCAATAAAGAGAATATATTGTGCCATAAATACACCGCAAAGCGCTGTAAGAAATGCTGATAAGGATGCTGCCAGCAGTTTATACCTAGTAGTCCGCACCCCTAAAGCCTCAGCGGCATCTTCATCTTCCTTCAATGCCTCCAGGTAATAGCCAAATTTGGAGTTTTCAATCCATAAGGATATTGTAAGTACTATCAACATTAACACCAGTGCCATGTAATAGTAGGGTTCTTTACCACGGAATATAAGGTTAGCCAGGCCCGGTTTGAATGGAATAAGTAGGCCCACCGATCCAGCAGTCAAATCCCGCCAAAATATTGATACTAGTCGCATTACTTCCGCAAAGGCTAGTGTCGCCAGGGCGAAAAAGGGTCCTCTTAGCCGGAAACAAGGGTAACTTATAGCAATGGCAACTATTACGGAAAGCAATCCGGCCGCCAACATCCCTAGCCAAGGTGTAAGGGAAAAATGTAAGTATAGTAGTGTAGATGTATAGGCACCTAAACCGTAAAAAGCGGCGTGGCCCAATGAAAGTTGCCCACCGTAACCGCCGATGATGTTCCAGGCGCCACTGGCAGCAGCGTAAAAGAATACCAATATCATTACATGTAGATAAAACTTGTTCTTCATTGCCAAAGGAAGCAGCAATAATAACACTGCCATTATGAACGCGACCAGCATTCCCTTGCGGGATCCAGTATTTATTAATCGTAATATCACCTCATACCCACCTCCTCTGATCCTCTACCTAAACCAAAGAGCCCGGTTGGCTTTAACACCAAAATCAGGATAAATATTATAAAATATACTGCTTCTTTTAAGGCGGGGTCAAGATAAAAACCGGCAAAAGCTTCTACAAGACCAATTATCAATCCGCCAATAAAGGCACCCAATACGCTGCCCATTCCACCAAGGATTACGACAACAAAAGCTGTCAATATAAAAAGGGAACCTACGGTAGGAAAAACATAGTAAATTGGCATCAATAAAGCACCTGCAATACCGACAAAGGCAGTACCTAAACCAAATGCCAGTAAATAAATATTGTAAACGTTAATACCCATCAGCATTGCTGCTCCCCGATCCAAGGCTACAGCACGTATAGCTTTACCCATGTAAGTACGTTTAAAGAAAAAAAATAGAGCAATGTTTATGCCCGTGGCAACAATGAATGCCACCAACCGCGGATAACTAATTACCAGTGTTCCCAAATTTATCACCGAAGTTTGATAGGATGTCTGCACTGTTCTATAGTCCGCTTTCCAAAACATCAAGGCCAAGTTCTGCAGGACGATGGACAATCCTAACGTAGAAAATATTTTAACGGTTGCCGGAGCATTTAATATTGGTTGAATGAATACCCGCTGAACAAGGACACCTATTAAAAATAACAGCGGGGTCACTATAAAAACAGCCACATAGGGGTCTAACTGAAACAGGTTAAACATCCAAAAGGTGGCGTACATAGCCAGCATCAAAAATTCCCCGTGTGCAAAGTTAACAATCCGCACCACTCCGAAAATCATGGTGAGCCCAATGCTAATTAACGCATAAATTCCGCCTAATAGCAGGCCGGAAATTATTACTTGCATAAAATTTATCGCCATTTATGTCACTCCTTTGCGCATTGCTTCATGCCAAACCGAGATGAATTCTTAAATAGGGGGAAACCGGATGGTTCCCCCCCTGTAAAATACTAGTTATTCCTTAGCACGTTCCTGCCAGGTTGGCATGGGGAATGTAAGTTCTTTTACAGCAGCACCTTCGGGCCAAACGGTGACCAAGCCATCCTCAGTCCACTGCAGCACAAAGGGTTCACCCAGCTCATTCTGACCGGTTTCAGGATTGAATTTCACGCCCCAGCCAGTGGGAGTAGTACCCAACTCTTTTTCATAGGCCAAAGCTTCTTTGCGAATAGCATCGGGATCCATAGAACCGGCTTTTTCTAATACATCAAACAGTACCATGGCACCCATGTAATTGGCAACGGAGTGTCCGGAACGTGGTTCCTCTCCGTAAGTCTTCTTGTATAGTTCAATAAATTCGTCCATGCCCGGGGTAAAGTCCCTGTTAACGGCATATTGAGTAAAGTCTACGTTGAAAATACCATTAACGTCGCTTCCCAAGGCATCCTGGAAGTCCTTCATAGTATGGCCTCCACCTGTACCAATAAAGGCTTTAGGACTGAAATCATACTCTTTAGCCTGACGCCAGAATAAGATGGCATCTGTAATGTAGGAAATGGCCAAAACAACGTCGGGGTCATATTTTTTCAAACCCATAATTACCGAAGACAAGTCAACAGCTTTAGAATTATAAGGCTGAACCAATCCCACCGACAATCCGCCTTCTTTAGCATACTCCTCAATATACCCGGCTACAGTGCTGCCGTAGAGAGAATCCTCGTGTGCAATAGCGATTTTTAGATCGCCGGGGTTAACACCCAGCTTAGGAGCCACAACCTCATTGATAAATTTCACTTCAACCTTAGCAAAAGTAGCAGCAGTAGGATTTGTTCTGAACAAATACTGGAAGCCCCGTTCGGTGATAGGGTCAGAAATAGCACCTAACTCCCAGTAAGATACACCATTACGCTCGGCAACTTCAGATGCTGCGAAGGACAAGGAACTAGAGAAGGAGCCCAATATTAACTCCATTCCTTCCTTAGTAATTAAGCGATCTGCTTCCGCCTGAGCTGCATTAGCATCGGGAGCATCGGCCTTAACAAAATCAATGGGTCGACCCCACAAACCGCCCTGCTCGTTTCTTACCAGACGTGCCAGTTCGGCACCCCGGAAACTTTCTTCACCTAATAAGGCCATGGAACCGCTCATAGGATAAAGCGTACCGATTTTTACCGGCTCTTTGGGCTGTTCCTTCTCAGCGGTATCTTTACTTTGATCTTTACTAGGAGCAGGTGCCGTATCACTTCCGCCGCCACCACAGCCTGTCAAAACAATACTAAACACCATTATTAGCACTAGCAGCCAGGAAACTTTTTTTAACATCTTTTTTAGAACCTCCTTGTTTTGCATTTTCTTATTGAAGCAACATCTTACTAAGTGATTTTTGCCCGTTTAACCCCCTCCTTTTGAAATCCTTTAACCGGCCAGCCAACCTCCATCAACATATATTGTCTGGCCAGTGATGTAGTCTCCGGCTTGAGAGGCCAAGAGTATCACCGCTCCCGCTAAATCTTGGGGTAAACCGGTACGGTTTTGCGGTATGCGGTCAAGCAATCCCTGTAATTTGTCAGGGTTATTAAATAACGGCGCTGTCATTTGGGTTCGGTAGTAACCCGGGCCCACAGCATTCACATTGATTTTGAATGGTGCCCATTCCACAGCCATTGCTTTTGTCATCTGACTGATACCGCCTTTGCTGATTCCATACATACTCATGTTAGGAAACCCCAATTCACTGGTAAGGGACGCCGTGTTGATGATCTTTCCCTTGCCTTGTTCAATCATTACTTTGGCCGCCGCCTGGCAGCAGAAAAACGGTCCTTTTAGGTTCACTGCCATCAATTGCTCCCAGTCCGATTCGTTAACTTCTGTCACCGGTTTACGAATATTCATGCCCGATGCGTTAACCAAGATGTCGAGCTGACCGTAATGATTTACTACCTTATCCACCATTTCTTGTATTGTCCTTAACGACTGCATCTCCACGGTAACCGGCAAAGCTCTGATGCCAAATTTTTCTAGTTCCTCCGCCGTACTTTCCAACTGATCCCACGTGCGAGCTGCTATGGCTACATCCGCTCCGGCCTGGGCCAATGCTTCAGCCATACCTTTGCCTAAACCCCGGCCTCCGCCCACTACCAAAGCAACTTTTTCATCTAACCTTAGTCTGTCTATAACCATTAAATCCCTCCCTCACGCTGCTGTTTAAGTCTAATACGCCCTCTTGAAAATATTGATCACATCATCCAATTTTGTCTCACGCGGGTTAACTTGAATGTTTCCGCTCTTCATGGCATCCTGGGCCATGGGCTCAAATGCATCCTCCGTAACTGCCACTTCAGACAATGCGTTGGGTATGCCCACATCGGCAATCAACCTTTTAACGCCAATCACCGCCCGGTAGGCAGCATCCATTTGTGTCAAGTTGGCCATGGGTTCACCCATGGCTTCAGCAATTTTTAGAAACTTCTCCGGGCTTCCGAAAAGATTAAATTCCATCACATGGGGGATGAGAATGGAATTGGCAATGCCATGAGGAATATCGAAGAAACCACCTAACGGGTGACTCATGGCATGACCATTACCTAACCTAGTGTTATTAAACGCCATACCGGCCAGCAGCGAACCCATTAGCATTTTATCCCTGGCTTCCAGATTATTGCCATTATAAACTGCCTGACGGAGGTTACCACTTATCAGCTTTATGGCCTCCAGCGCCAGGGCCTCTGAAATCGGATAAGCCATTAATGATGTGTAGGATTCTATAGCATGTACCAATGCGTCCATTCCTGTAGATGCTGTCAACTGCCGCGGCATGGAAACAGTGAGCAGCGGATCCAATAATGCTACCTTGCAGGCGCAGTTGGGGCTGGCCACAGTGAGCTTGTATTTCCGGGTACGGTCAGTAATAACGGCAAAAATAGTAACTTCACTGCCAGTACCCGCAGTGGTTGGAATGGCCACAATGGGTAAGGCAGGTTTACTAACCTTGTTTGCCCCTTCGTAGTCCAACAAATTTCCGCCATTAGTAGCCAAAATGCCAATTCCTTTGGCTACGTCAATGGGGCTTCCCCCACCCACGGCTACAATTACCTCTGCACCAAAATCTTTTTGTTTGGCCAAGCCTTTATTTACAGTTTCCAAAGATGGGTTAGGCTCAACGTCACTGAAAATCTGAATAGCAATACCCTTTTCTTCCAACGGTTTTTTTACTTTTTCCAATAAGCCTGCATTCACTACACCAGCATCGGTAACAATTAAGACTTTTGCTGACCCGAGACCTGAGCAAATATCCCCCAGTTCGACGATGCTGCCCTGGCCATAGATAATCTCAGTAGGGTTTTTAAAAAAAGATATCGTCATAATTGAGGCCCCCTTCAAAAAAATTTTATAAGTATGCCACCTTGTTCTTTTTAGCCAGCGCTTCCTTAAAGCTTAGAACTGGAGTCTCCCATACGGCGGTCCGAACGTTTATCACCGAAGAGCGGTCGCTATCCAGTGCAGCCTGAAACGCCTCTTTAAATTGGTGCGGTTTTTCCACGGAAAAGCCTAGGCAGTCAAAACCTTCCGCGACCCTAGCATAATCTACAAAAGGTAGGTCAAAATGTTCCTTGTCGAAGTTCAATTTACTAACCCACTCTATCCAGCCCCAGTCACTGTTATTCAGCACCACATTGATTATTTTCAAACCAAATTTCTTTAAGGTTGCCAGCTCGGAAACCGTATAGGCAAATGCTCCGTCCCCGCTGAGACAAACGATGTTTCCTTTAGGTTGGGCCATGCGAGCGCCGATGGCGGCGGGTAAACCAAACCCTAACCCAGCTAATCCCCTGGGGAAAAGCACCTTACGTCCGGCCTGCTTAACACGATAGTAAACTGCGCCCCAACCGCTGGTAAAACTGGCATCGCAGACTAAGATATCTTCAGATCCCATCATTTCCGATAGCTCCTGAACGATTCTCTGAGGCTTAATAGGAATATCGGCGGTCAAATCGTCTCTCATTTCCTTCTCCCACTGCTTTTTGGTAGCGGCTACCTCATTTAGATACTTTTCCTTGGTCTGTGGTTTTCCATCTGTACGCTCATTTAGCGCCCGCAGCAACTGCCCCAGACCCACTTTAGCATCGGCGGCAATGCCGGCCTCAGTTTTAAATACTTTTCCTATTTCTGAGGCATCAATATCCAAGTGTATTACTTTCTGCTTCGGTGTTGGCAGTGTCCAAGAGAATGTGGAATTTTGACCAGATTTAAAGCCTACCAGCAGCACTACATCCGCCTGCTGGGTTAGTTGATAGGTGTAATTAATGCCAATGCCGCCCAACATACCAATAGACAAGGAATGATTTTCAGAAATGACCCCCTTACCGGTAAAAGTAGTTGCAATCGGCATGCTCAAATATTCTGCCAGCTTCTCCACTTCCTCATAAGCGCCTGATATCAAGGCACCGCCACCGGCTATAAGCACTGGCCGTTTGGCCGTAAGTAGCAAATCAGTGGCGGCCTCGATCTCATCCGCCGCGGATAAAGGCCTGTACGCAGGGTAAGAATTTTTTGATATTGTTGGGTCGGTCTCAAACTCGCTCAAGTCACACTCTGCGGAGAAAACATCCTCAGGGACAGCCAGCACCACAGGTCCCGGCCTGCCGGTCAGAGCCTTCTGCCAGGCACTTTGCACCAGTTCCGGAAGTATTTTAGGTGAAGTAGCCTTGGCCTGCCATTTGCTCACCGGTCGTAACATTTCCAACTGATACATGCCTTGGGACGCCGTGCCGTAATCTACTTTGTTTACCCAATCTAAAGGAAGGTCACTAATCAAGGCCAACAAAGGGGTAGATGAGTTGTATGCCTCACCAAGCGCGGTAGGCAGTTGGGTCACCCCCGGTCCCACAGTGGCATCGCAAACTCCCAATTCTCCAGTCACACGGGAATAAGCGCAAGCTGCATAACCTGCATTTCGCTCTTCCCGCATAGTTATATGCTTTAAATCAGGGTAGGCATCCTTTACCGCATCATACAGCGGTAAAGTCTGTCCTCCGGGTACTCCAAAAATGTATTTGACGCCTCGCTTTTTCAGTAAGTCAACAATTAAATGTCCTGTGTGCATAAAATACTCCTTTCTTTTGCTTTAATAATGAAATTTAAATGGACTAATTCATTTAAACTCTTAAACCGAATTTGAATGGGAATTAGAAGACTTGCCCTGTTTCCTTAGCTCCCGTTTTAGAATTTTACCCGTGCTGGTCTTAGGAAGTTCTGTAACAAACTCAAAGAATTGTGGCACTTTATACGATGAGAGCTGCTCCCGGCAGTAGCCGCGGATATCGTCTGCGCTAGACTTTATTGAATCTTTTAGTACGATTACCGCTTTAGGCACCTCTCCCATGTCTGAATGGGGCACACCTATGACGGCAGCCTCAAGAACTTTGGGATGGGAATACAATACTTCCTCTACTTCTCGAGGGTAAATATTGAGGCCGCCCCGGATGATCATGTCTTTCTTGCGATCAACGATATAATAATATCCGTCTTCATCTACATAACCCATGTCGCCAGTATGAAGCCACCCATCTTTCAACGACTGTTTTGTTTCATCGGGCTTCTGGTAATAACCCTGCATGACATTAGGGCCGTGGCAGGTAATCTCACCCACGGTGCCGGTGGGAACTTCATTATCATCGCTATCCACAATCTTAATATCAACCCCGGGAAACGCCTGGCCCACCGAACCAAGTTTTTTAGCACCTCTAAAGGGATTGGTAGCAACCACCGGGCTAGCTTCAGAAAGACCATACCCTTCTACTATTTCAAAACCAAAAACCTCCTTAAAACGGTTGAACACCCCTTCAGGAAGGGAAGCGGCCCCGGTAAAGGCAACTCTTAGAGCGCTGACATCATATTTGGGCAGTTCAGGGTGATTAAGAATAAATGCATACATGGTCGGCGGACCGAAGAAGAAGGTAATCTTTTTATCCTGGAATGCCTGTAAAGTATCCTCGGCACTTATCCACCTATCTTTTAAAACCAAAGTTCCACCGCTTACCAAAGTTGCATTCATTACACATGTCTGGGCAGCAGAATGATAAATAGGTGCTAACACTAGTGATCTTTCATCCGCGCTAAACTCCAATATCCTAGCAAACTCCACCGCGTTAGAATAAAGGTTAGTGTGACTAAGCATGGCGCCTTTGGGTATACCGGTTGTCCCCGATGTATAAAGAAATTCGATAACGTCATCGTCTTTAACTTGGTTTTGCCCGCTGCCTAACACTGGTTTCAACAGTTGTTCCCAGTTTAGTATTCCTTCTATATTCGCACTGTCTGTGATAAAGATATTTTCAATGGAGTTAACCTGCTGTTGAATTGCCTCAATCATCGTGACATTATCCGCAGTAGTTATTAACACCTTGGGCTGGCAATCTTCAATAATGACCTGTACTTCACGCTGCCGGTAGCGTGGGTTAACCGGTACGATCACTGCTTGAGCCAGAATAATACCAAAATAAGCAATAACAAACTCCGGCGTATTATCCAGCATCAGCACTACCCTATCTCCCTTGGTAACGCCAAATCCCTCTAGCCGACGACCGACGGTACGCGCCATATTTAAAAACTCTCGATAGCTTATTTTCCTCCCTTCAAACTCCAAAGCATTTTTGTTTGGGGTTTTTTCGGCAACCCTCTCCCAGGAACTAATAAAATTCATTAACAAAACTCCTTTCATTAAATTCCGTTACCCTGCGGAAGCAGAGTTTGAAATTTTTAAATATTAATAATATAGTAAATTTTCTGATATTTAATAATGCAAGTAATGTGCCAATGCTTCACCTCTCCTAAATTCCAGACTTAATGCAGTTTCAGGCAAGCTCCGATGCAAATCTGGACGATGAAATATTTCACCAGTTCCGTTGTAACCCCAACAACATAGGGGTTTTCCTTGACGATGTCGACGAAACTACCCACGGTGAATTTTTTCACCGTGGTGATAATTATCACCGGAAATTACAAGATACGACAATCCCGCAGTTGTTGGAGGTTGTGGTAATCTTTACGCCTAAAGTAAGACAATTGAAAAATTACTTAGGGTAACTGATTTCGTATCGCTGAATTTTTTTTTCACAATAGTAGAGTGGTCCACTTCCAGTATTTTTGCCGCCTTACGGGTGGACTTGTATTCCTTCAGCGTGTTTATTATCAATTCTTTTTCCACCATCTGCGTGGCCTTCTTAAGTGGTATCAATTGACAATTGGAGGCTCTTCTCGGCGCTTGAACGCTTATGCTGGAAAATCCACTGGCTAAATTCAGGCTACTAATTTGCTCCTCCTCACTGGTTACCACCAGTCTTTCAACAAAGTTTTCCAGCTCTCTCACGTTTCCCGGCCATTCGTAACTTTCCAGTGTCTTACATACTTCAGCATTCAGACGTTTATTTAATCCATACTTTTCATTATATTTTCTCAGGAAATAAAAAGCCAATGGGATAACATCCCTCTTTCGCTGTCTAATAGGAATTACATGAATTGGAACAACATTGAGCCGATAGTAGAAGTCTTTGCGGAAAGTTTTTTCTTCCACCATTTTTTGCAGGTTCTTGTTAGTAGCGGCAATTAGCCGAAAATATAATTTGATTAGTTTGGTGCCTCCCACGCGATAGATTTCCTGCTCCTGCAGGGCTCTCAACAATTTCACCTGCAGATTAACGGGAATGTCCGCAATTTCGTCAAGCAGTGCCGTACCATGGTTTCCCACTTCTAAAAGGCCTAATTTCCCTTGTTTGCTGGCGCCGGTAAAAGCACCTTTTTCATATCCGAATAATTCAGATTCCAACAAATGTTCTGGAATAGCACCACAATTAATTTTAATAAAAGCTTCCTTATTGCGTTTGCTGGCTTTGTGAATGATTTTGGCAATAACCTCTTTACCCACTCCGGACTCCCCTGTAATCAGTACAGTAGAATCCACCTGGGCCACCTTAATGGCGAAGTCAATAATACTGCGCATCTCCTTACTCTCCGCCACCATTTCATCCAAAGCCAACTGTTTAGCCCTAAACCGCTCTAGTTCGGAATAATATCGAGCTGACTTTTCTTTCTCTCTTTCAATCTGATCTTGTAAATAATTAAGTTCACCAATATCTCGGATGTTAGTAACTACTCGGGTTACCTTGCCATCTTCATCAAAAATTGGATTCCCGGTGATGAATATTTCTTTGCCATTTTGTAACTTTTGGCTAATTGTCTCAGGTTTGCCATTTCTCAATACACGCAGACTGACAGATTCATTAACGAAATCTTCCTTTTCCAAGTCTTTCATATTTTTACCCAGTAAATCCCCCGGGTCAATTCCGGTAATACGTTTATAGGTACTGCTGACTCTGACTAAAGTACCATCACCATCGGCAACCACTATGGAATCATACGAATTCTCAATAACCGTATCCATTTCTTCTACTTTTTCCTTCAATCGGGCATTTTCCAGTTTTAAACTTGCAAACTCCTGAAGTAAACCCGGGATGGTCAGGTCCTCAGTCAATATACCTACCGCTTCTCCATTATGCCCTTTAATCATAATTGGCTCGCCGACCCGGTTAAGTGCTTCATTGAGCTCGACTGGATCATCTGACTGCGCGCAAAAATCCAGTTTCGTCAGTTCTAAAACACGTTTTTCACCTTGACCTTGTAATATTTCCAAGCATACTTCACTGAGGTAAATTAGGCCAAGCGGCTCCTCTTTCCCATTAATTA is part of the Metallumcola ferriviriculae genome and harbors:
- a CDS encoding ABC transporter ATP-binding protein — translated: MLLQVDRLTKHFGGLAAVNRVSFNIHEGEILGLIGPNGAGKTTIFNLISGVHPPTSGTIKFQGNDITRVKLPSKLCKQGIGRTFQVVKPFGNMTVLENVMVGAFNRLNHLGQAREQALETLEFVGLDHRRDILAKSLTIGDRKRLELARALAAKPKVLLLDEVMAGLNPTEVAGVLPLIRKIRDNGITIFMIEHIMAAIMNLSHRIVVLHHGEKIAEGTPEEITKDKKVIEAYLGEESYLA
- a CDS encoding branched-chain amino acid ABC transporter permease; amino-acid sequence: MILRLINTGSRKGMLVAFIMAVLLLLLPLAMKNKFYLHVMILVFFYAAASGAWNIIGGYGGQLSLGHAAFYGLGAYTSTLLYLHFSLTPWLGMLAAGLLSVIVAIAISYPCFRLRGPFFALATLAFAEVMRLVSIFWRDLTAGSVGLLIPFKPGLANLIFRGKEPYYYMALVLMLIVLTISLWIENSKFGYYLEALKEDEDAAEALGVRTTRYKLLAASLSAFLTALCGVFMAQYILFIEPEGVFNMNLSVQLALIPVVGGIGSAWGPIIGSFLLTPLNEFLRSWLGGDYNGLNFVLYGLILITVVTLMPDGIYTSVKKLITRRKPGQDLQNRHGKLAVKKQQTRG
- a CDS encoding branched-chain amino acid ABC transporter permease: MAINFMQVIISGLLLGGIYALISIGLTMIFGVVRIVNFAHGEFLMLAMYATFWMFNLFQLDPYVAVFIVTPLLFLIGVLVQRVFIQPILNAPATVKIFSTLGLSIVLQNLALMFWKADYRTVQTSYQTSVINLGTLVISYPRLVAFIVATGINIALFFFFKRTYMGKAIRAVALDRGAAMLMGINVYNIYLLAFGLGTAFVGIAGALLMPIYYVFPTVGSLFILTAFVVVILGGMGSVLGAFIGGLIIGLVEAFAGFYLDPALKEAVYFIIFILILVLKPTGLFGLGRGSEEVGMR
- a CDS encoding ABC transporter substrate-binding protein, whose amino-acid sequence is MLKKVSWLLVLIMVFSIVLTGCGGGGSDTAPAPSKDQSKDTAEKEQPKEPVKIGTLYPMSGSMALLGEESFRGAELARLVRNEQGGLWGRPIDFVKADAPDANAAQAEADRLITKEGMELILGSFSSSLSFAASEVAERNGVSYWELGAISDPITERGFQYLFRTNPTAATFAKVEVKFINEVVAPKLGVNPGDLKIAIAHEDSLYGSTVAGYIEEYAKEGGLSVGLVQPYNSKAVDLSSVIMGLKKYDPDVVLAISYITDAILFWRQAKEYDFSPKAFIGTGGGHTMKDFQDALGSDVNGIFNVDFTQYAVNRDFTPGMDEFIELYKKTYGEEPRSGHSVANYMGAMVLFDVLEKAGSMDPDAIRKEALAYEKELGTTPTGWGVKFNPETGQNELGEPFVLQWTEDGLVTVWPEGAAVKELTFPMPTWQERAKE
- a CDS encoding glucose 1-dehydrogenase codes for the protein MVIDRLRLDEKVALVVGGGRGLGKGMAEALAQAGADVAIAARTWDQLESTAEELEKFGIRALPVTVEMQSLRTIQEMVDKVVNHYGQLDILVNASGMNIRKPVTEVNESDWEQLMAVNLKGPFFCCQAAAKVMIEQGKGKIINTASLTSELGFPNMSMYGISKGGISQMTKAMAVEWAPFKINVNAVGPGYYRTQMTAPLFNNPDKLQGLLDRIPQNRTGLPQDLAGAVILLASQAGDYITGQTIYVDGGWLAG
- a CDS encoding iron-containing alcohol dehydrogenase, with amino-acid sequence MTISFFKNPTEIIYGQGSIVELGDICSGLGSAKVLIVTDAGVVNAGLLEKVKKPLEEKGIAIQIFSDVEPNPSLETVNKGLAKQKDFGAEVIVAVGGGSPIDVAKGIGILATNGGNLLDYEGANKVSKPALPIVAIPTTAGTGSEVTIFAVITDRTRKYKLTVASPNCACKVALLDPLLTVSMPRQLTASTGMDALVHAIESYTSLMAYPISEALALEAIKLISGNLRQAVYNGNNLEARDKMLMGSLLAGMAFNNTRLGNGHAMSHPLGGFFDIPHGIANSILIPHVMEFNLFGSPEKFLKIAEAMGEPMANLTQMDAAYRAVIGVKRLIADVGIPNALSEVAVTEDAFEPMAQDAMKSGNIQVNPRETKLDDVINIFKRAY
- a CDS encoding thiamine pyrophosphate-binding protein — its product is MHTGHLIVDLLKKRGVKYIFGVPGGQTLPLYDAVKDAYPDLKHITMREERNAGYAACAYSRVTGELGVCDATVGPGVTQLPTALGEAYNSSTPLLALISDLPLDWVNKVDYGTASQGMYQLEMLRPVSKWQAKATSPKILPELVQSAWQKALTGRPGPVVLAVPEDVFSAECDLSEFETDPTISKNSYPAYRPLSAADEIEAATDLLLTAKRPVLIAGGGALISGAYEEVEKLAEYLSMPIATTFTGKGVISENHSLSIGMLGGIGINYTYQLTQQADVVLLVGFKSGQNSTFSWTLPTPKQKVIHLDIDASEIGKVFKTEAGIAADAKVGLGQLLRALNERTDGKPQTKEKYLNEVAATKKQWEKEMRDDLTADIPIKPQRIVQELSEMMGSEDILVCDASFTSGWGAVYYRVKQAGRKVLFPRGLAGLGFGLPAAIGARMAQPKGNIVCLSGDGAFAYTVSELATLKKFGLKIINVVLNNSDWGWIEWVSKLNFDKEHFDLPFVDYARVAEGFDCLGFSVEKPHQFKEAFQAALDSDRSSVINVRTAVWETPVLSFKEALAKKNKVAYL
- a CDS encoding class I adenylate-forming enzyme family protein, encoding MNFISSWERVAEKTPNKNALEFEGRKISYREFLNMARTVGRRLEGFGVTKGDRVVLMLDNTPEFVIAYFGIILAQAVIVPVNPRYRQREVQVIIEDCQPKVLITTADNVTMIEAIQQQVNSIENIFITDSANIEGILNWEQLLKPVLGSGQNQVKDDDVIEFLYTSGTTGIPKGAMLSHTNLYSNAVEFARILEFSADERSLVLAPIYHSAAQTCVMNATLVSGGTLVLKDRWISAEDTLQAFQDKKITFFFGPPTMYAFILNHPELPKYDVSALRVAFTGAASLPEGVFNRFKEVFGFEIVEGYGLSEASPVVATNPFRGAKKLGSVGQAFPGVDIKIVDSDDNEVPTGTVGEITCHGPNVMQGYYQKPDETKQSLKDGWLHTGDMGYVDEDGYYYIVDRKKDMIIRGGLNIYPREVEEVLYSHPKVLEAAVIGVPHSDMGEVPKAVIVLKDSIKSSADDIRGYCREQLSSYKVPQFFEFVTELPKTSTGKILKRELRKQGKSSNSHSNSV
- a CDS encoding sigma 54-interacting transcriptional regulator yields the protein MGGDDSKWEKIKDRLNVSGGAIAIGHANTSSGALIINASIIIKERLVKVKEDASLIECAHVMAEKNTPVAVVINGKEEPLGLIYLSEVCLEILQGQGEKRVLELTKLDFCAQSDDPVELNEALNRVGEPIMIKGHNGEAVGILTEDLTIPGLLQEFASLKLENARLKEKVEEMDTVIENSYDSIVVADGDGTLVRVSSTYKRITGIDPGDLLGKNMKDLEKEDFVNESVSLRVLRNGKPETISQKLQNGKEIFITGNPIFDEDGKVTRVVTNIRDIGELNYLQDQIEREKEKSARYYSELERFRAKQLALDEMVAESKEMRSIIDFAIKVAQVDSTVLITGESGVGKEVIAKIIHKASKRNKEAFIKINCGAIPEHLLESELFGYEKGAFTGASKQGKLGLLEVGNHGTALLDEIADIPVNLQVKLLRALQEQEIYRVGGTKLIKLYFRLIAATNKNLQKMVEEKTFRKDFYYRLNVVPIHVIPIRQRKRDVIPLAFYFLRKYNEKYGLNKRLNAEVCKTLESYEWPGNVRELENFVERLVVTSEEEQISSLNLASGFSSISVQAPRRASNCQLIPLKKATQMVEKELIINTLKEYKSTRKAAKILEVDHSTIVKKKFSDTKSVTLSNFSIVLL